One Setaria italica strain Yugu1 chromosome I, Setaria_italica_v2.0, whole genome shotgun sequence DNA window includes the following coding sequences:
- the LOC101763026 gene encoding paramyosin, protein MVGSTAPPPQMEDASRVPPLPGGAEEYVRDSIHSSLGLPVSDRSLRLKLLASEDQRHRLQDHVFSLEEDLRAAHRRIDLLKAEAAMNAAGLRRCVEDKEAMAAAYAELNAKCAKECDLYERDLERAMESCDDLARENNDLRARLNQNADLAALTARVQELERDKEALKMNLDTAEAEVITLSEDNRVLDEENKRLLGLLEKERQRRSERKKSASTSTKNKRKSSSLRDGSPAGRALDFGGADSSRHPLSPLPHNSPDYRAHKK, encoded by the exons ATGGTGGGATccactgctccgccgccgcagatGGAGGATGCTAGTAGGGTTCCGCCTCTCCCCGGCGGTGCGGAGGAGTACGTGCGCGACTCCATCCACAGCTCCCTGGGCCTCCCCGTCTCCGACCGCTCCCTCCGCCTCAAGCTCCTCGCCTCCGAGgaccagcgccaccgcctccagGACCACGTCTTCTCGCTCGAGGAGGACCTCCGCGCAGCCCACCGCCGCATCGACCTCCTCAAG GCTGAGGCCGCCATgaacgccgccggcctccgccgctgcGTCGAGGACAAGGAGGCTATGGCCGCCGCATACGCCGAACTCAACGCCAAGTGCGCCAAGGAGTGCGATCTCTACGAGCGAGACCTCGAGCGTGCTATGGAGTCCTGCGACGACCTCGCCAGGGAGAACAACGACCTGCGCGCACGCCTCAACCAAAACGCAGAT TTGGCAGCATTGACGGCTCGAGTGCAAGAACTAGAGAGGGATAAGGAGGCTCTGAAAATGAATCTTGATACAGCAGAGGCGGAG GTCATCACGCTGAGTGAGGACAACAGGGTTCTCGACGAAGAGAACAAAAGGCTGCTGGGTTTGTTGGAGAAAGAGCGACAACGCCGGTCCGAGAGAAAGAAATCTGCCAGCACATCCACCAAG AATAAGCGCAAGTCGTCTAGCTTGAGGGATGGCAGCCCAGCTGGTCGGGCACTTGATTTCGGTGGTGCAGATTCATCAAGGCATCCTCTGTCGCCGCTGCCGCACAACTCCCCGGACTACAGGGCGCACAAGAAATGA
- the LOC101762615 gene encoding sucrose synthase 6 isoform X2 has product MDDNSLEVDFGALDDLSTPRLTLPSSIGNGMHFVSRFMSSKLAGTTMSMKPLLDYLLALTHRGHDLMVNATLDTVSKLQTALLHADVFLAGLHGDTPYQKFEHKFQEWGLERGWGHTAEACRETISCLSEVLQAPDPTNMDSFFSRVPSLFSIVIFSIHGYFGQEKVLGLPDTGGQVVYILDQVRALEDELLQRINQQGLHFTPRILVLTRLIPEAKGTKCNVELEPIHNTRHSTILRVPFKTEDGQDLPHWVSRFDIYPYLERYAEDSCAKILETLQGKPDLVIGNYTDGNLVASLVSRKLGVTQGTIAHALEKTKYEDSDVKWREMDRKYHFSCQFTADMIAMNTSDFIIASTYQEIAGSKEKPGQYESHYAFTMPGRCRFATGINVFDPKFNIAAPGADQSVYFPFTLKQKRLTDLHPQIEELVYSKEDNDEHIGYLEDRSKPVIFSMARLDKVKNITGLVEWYGQNKRLRDLVNLVVVGGLLDPSQSKDREEIEEINKMHSLINKYQLKGQIRWIRAQTDRVRNGELYRCIADTKGAFVQPAFYEAFGLTVIEAMNCGLPTFATNQGGPAEIIVDEVSGFHINPLDGKKASNKIADFFQKCKEDPMYWNKISTAGLQRIYECYTWQIYATKVLNMGSMYGFWRTMDKEERQAKQRYLQMFYNLQFRKLAKAVPKVGERPEQPTAATVPDRLVSRPKERKTQIRIQRIASSLLGPVLPASHLSDAA; this is encoded by the exons ATG GACGACAACTCCCTGGAGGTGGACTTTGGTGCCCTGGACGACCTCTCCACGCCTCGCCTCACGCTGCCTTCCTCCATCGGCAACGGGATGCACTTCGTCTCCAGGTTCATGTCTTCCAagctcgccggcaccaccatGAGCATGAAGCCGCTGCTCGACTACCTGCTAGCGCTCACCCACCGGGGCCACGACCTCATGGTCAATGCCACCCTCGACACCGTCAGCAAGCTTCAGACGGCGCTGCTCCACGCCGACGTCTTCCTCGCCGGCCTGCACGGCGACACGCCGTACCAAAAGTTCGAGCACAAGTTTCAGGAGTGGGGGCTGGAGAGAGGATGGGGCCACACCGCCGAGGCGTGCAGAGAGACCATCAGCTGCCTCTCCGAGGTGCTCCAGGCACCGGACCCTACCAACATGGACAGCTTCTTCAGCAGGGTGCCGTCGCTCTTCAGCATCGTCATCTTCTCCATCCATGGATACTTCGGCCAGGAGAAGGTCCTGGGGTTGCCGGACACCGGCGGCCAGGTCGTCTACATCCTGGACCAAGTCAGGGCGCTCGAAGACGAGCTGCTCCAAAGAATCAATCAGCAGGGCCTCCATTTCACGCCGAGGATTCTTGTG CTAACAAGGCTCATACCAGAAGCCAAGGGCACAAAGTGCAACGTCGAGCTTGAACCCATCCATAACACAAGGCACTCCACCATCCTCCGTGTGCCATTCAAGACTGAAGACGGCCAAGATCTGCCCCACTGGGTCTCCCGCTTCGACATTTATCCTTACCTAGAGAGATACGCCGAG GATTCTTGTGCCAAGATCCTCGAGACGTTGCAGGGAAAACCAGACTTGGTCATCGGCAACTACACGGATGGCAACTTAGTAGCATCCCTTGTGTCAAGGAAACTAGGAGTCACCCAG GGGACGATCGCACATGCTCTGGAGAAGACAAAGTATGAGGACTCGGATGTCAAGTGGAGAGAAATGGACCGCAAGTATCATTTCTCCTGCCAGTTTACTGCCGATATGATTGCCATGAACACCAGCGACTTCATCATCGCTAGCACCTACCAAGAAATAGCCGGAAG CAAAGAGAAGCCTGGCCAGTATGAGAGCCACTACGCGTTCACAATGCCAGGGCGCTGCCGCTTTGCTACAGGCATCAATGTCTTTGATCCCAAGTTCAATATTGCTGCCCCTGGTGCCGATCAGTCTGTTTATTTCCCATTCACACTAAAGCAGAAGCGCCTCACAGACTTGCACCCGCAGATTGAGGAGCTAGTCTACAGCAAAGAGGACAATGACGAGCACAT AGGCTACTTGGAAGACAGGAGCAAGCCGGTCATATTTTCAATGGCAAGGCTCGACAAGGTGAAGAACATCACTGGGCTGGTTGAATGGTATGGTCAGAACAAGAGGCTCAGGGACCTTGTCAACCTTGTAGTCGTGGGAGGCCTCCTGGACCCCTCACAGTCTAAGGACAGGGAGGAGATTGAGGAGATAAACAAGATGCACAGTTTGATCAACAAGTACCAGCTGAAGGGGCAGATCCGCTGGATAAGAGCCCAGACAGACCGTGTGCGCAATGGGGAACTTTACCGTTGCATAGCAGATACCAAAGGAGCCTTTGTTCAG CCTGCGTTCTATGAAGCATTCGGACTAACTGTCATCGAGGCAATGAACTGTGGGCTGCCAACCTTTGCAACAAATCAGGGAGGCCCCGCGGAGATCATCGTCGATGAGGTTTCGGGTTTCCATATCAATCCACTTGATGGCAAAAAGGCAAGCAACAAGATTGCTGACTTCTTTCAGAAATGCAAGGAAGATCCCATGTACTGGAACAAAATATCCACTGCTGGGCTGCAGCGCATCTATGAATG CTACACATGGCAGATCTATGCAACCAAAGTTCTGAACATGGGGTCAATGTACGGCTTCTGGAGGACTATGGACAAAGAAGAGAGGCAGGCCAAACAGCGCTACCTACAGATGTTCTACAACCTTCAGTTTCGGAAGCTG GCAAAGGCTGTGCCGAAAGTGGGCGAACGACCTGAGCAACCTACGGCAGCCACAGTGCCTGATAGATTGGTATCAAGGCCaaaagaaag AAAGACGCAGATAAGGATCCAGAG GATTGCGAGCAGCTTACTTGGACCAGTGCTCCCGGCGTCCCATCTCTCCGATGCTGCTTGA
- the LOC101762615 gene encoding sucrose synthase 6 isoform X1 produces MDGLMRRSDSIADMMPEALRQSRYHMKRCFQRYVAGGSRLMKKTQLLEELHRSAEDGRIHKDRLAEGFLGYVISSTHEAVVLPPLVNFAVRTNPGIWEYIKVHSADLTVDQITPSQYLKCKEMLYDHQWAQDDNSLEVDFGALDDLSTPRLTLPSSIGNGMHFVSRFMSSKLAGTTMSMKPLLDYLLALTHRGHDLMVNATLDTVSKLQTALLHADVFLAGLHGDTPYQKFEHKFQEWGLERGWGHTAEACRETISCLSEVLQAPDPTNMDSFFSRVPSLFSIVIFSIHGYFGQEKVLGLPDTGGQVVYILDQVRALEDELLQRINQQGLHFTPRILVLTRLIPEAKGTKCNVELEPIHNTRHSTILRVPFKTEDGQDLPHWVSRFDIYPYLERYAEDSCAKILETLQGKPDLVIGNYTDGNLVASLVSRKLGVTQGTIAHALEKTKYEDSDVKWREMDRKYHFSCQFTADMIAMNTSDFIIASTYQEIAGSKEKPGQYESHYAFTMPGRCRFATGINVFDPKFNIAAPGADQSVYFPFTLKQKRLTDLHPQIEELVYSKEDNDEHIGYLEDRSKPVIFSMARLDKVKNITGLVEWYGQNKRLRDLVNLVVVGGLLDPSQSKDREEIEEINKMHSLINKYQLKGQIRWIRAQTDRVRNGELYRCIADTKGAFVQPAFYEAFGLTVIEAMNCGLPTFATNQGGPAEIIVDEVSGFHINPLDGKKASNKIADFFQKCKEDPMYWNKISTAGLQRIYECYTWQIYATKVLNMGSMYGFWRTMDKEERQAKQRYLQMFYNLQFRKLAKAVPKVGERPEQPTAATVPDRLVSRPKERKTQIRIQRIASSLLGPVLPASHLSDAA; encoded by the exons ATGGACGGGTTGATGAGGAGGTCGGACAGCATCGCCGACATGATGCCGGAGGCGCTGCGGCAGAGCCGGTACCACATGAAGCGCTGCTTCCAGAGGtacgtcgccggcggcagcaggcTCATGAAGAAGACGCAGCTGCTGGAGGAGCTGCACCGGTCGGCCGAAGACGGCAGGATCCACAAGGACAGGCTCGCCGAGGGCTTCCTCGGCTACGTCATCTCCTCCACGCACGAGGCCGTGGTGCTCCCGCCCTTGGTGAACTTCGCCGTCAGGACCAACCCTGGCATCTGGGAGTACATCAAGGTCCACTCAGCCGACCTCACCGTCGACCAGATCACGCCCTCCCAGTACCTCAAGTGCAAGGAGATGCTATACGATCACCAATG GGCGCAGGACGACAACTCCCTGGAGGTGGACTTTGGTGCCCTGGACGACCTCTCCACGCCTCGCCTCACGCTGCCTTCCTCCATCGGCAACGGGATGCACTTCGTCTCCAGGTTCATGTCTTCCAagctcgccggcaccaccatGAGCATGAAGCCGCTGCTCGACTACCTGCTAGCGCTCACCCACCGGGGCCACGACCTCATGGTCAATGCCACCCTCGACACCGTCAGCAAGCTTCAGACGGCGCTGCTCCACGCCGACGTCTTCCTCGCCGGCCTGCACGGCGACACGCCGTACCAAAAGTTCGAGCACAAGTTTCAGGAGTGGGGGCTGGAGAGAGGATGGGGCCACACCGCCGAGGCGTGCAGAGAGACCATCAGCTGCCTCTCCGAGGTGCTCCAGGCACCGGACCCTACCAACATGGACAGCTTCTTCAGCAGGGTGCCGTCGCTCTTCAGCATCGTCATCTTCTCCATCCATGGATACTTCGGCCAGGAGAAGGTCCTGGGGTTGCCGGACACCGGCGGCCAGGTCGTCTACATCCTGGACCAAGTCAGGGCGCTCGAAGACGAGCTGCTCCAAAGAATCAATCAGCAGGGCCTCCATTTCACGCCGAGGATTCTTGTG CTAACAAGGCTCATACCAGAAGCCAAGGGCACAAAGTGCAACGTCGAGCTTGAACCCATCCATAACACAAGGCACTCCACCATCCTCCGTGTGCCATTCAAGACTGAAGACGGCCAAGATCTGCCCCACTGGGTCTCCCGCTTCGACATTTATCCTTACCTAGAGAGATACGCCGAG GATTCTTGTGCCAAGATCCTCGAGACGTTGCAGGGAAAACCAGACTTGGTCATCGGCAACTACACGGATGGCAACTTAGTAGCATCCCTTGTGTCAAGGAAACTAGGAGTCACCCAG GGGACGATCGCACATGCTCTGGAGAAGACAAAGTATGAGGACTCGGATGTCAAGTGGAGAGAAATGGACCGCAAGTATCATTTCTCCTGCCAGTTTACTGCCGATATGATTGCCATGAACACCAGCGACTTCATCATCGCTAGCACCTACCAAGAAATAGCCGGAAG CAAAGAGAAGCCTGGCCAGTATGAGAGCCACTACGCGTTCACAATGCCAGGGCGCTGCCGCTTTGCTACAGGCATCAATGTCTTTGATCCCAAGTTCAATATTGCTGCCCCTGGTGCCGATCAGTCTGTTTATTTCCCATTCACACTAAAGCAGAAGCGCCTCACAGACTTGCACCCGCAGATTGAGGAGCTAGTCTACAGCAAAGAGGACAATGACGAGCACAT AGGCTACTTGGAAGACAGGAGCAAGCCGGTCATATTTTCAATGGCAAGGCTCGACAAGGTGAAGAACATCACTGGGCTGGTTGAATGGTATGGTCAGAACAAGAGGCTCAGGGACCTTGTCAACCTTGTAGTCGTGGGAGGCCTCCTGGACCCCTCACAGTCTAAGGACAGGGAGGAGATTGAGGAGATAAACAAGATGCACAGTTTGATCAACAAGTACCAGCTGAAGGGGCAGATCCGCTGGATAAGAGCCCAGACAGACCGTGTGCGCAATGGGGAACTTTACCGTTGCATAGCAGATACCAAAGGAGCCTTTGTTCAG CCTGCGTTCTATGAAGCATTCGGACTAACTGTCATCGAGGCAATGAACTGTGGGCTGCCAACCTTTGCAACAAATCAGGGAGGCCCCGCGGAGATCATCGTCGATGAGGTTTCGGGTTTCCATATCAATCCACTTGATGGCAAAAAGGCAAGCAACAAGATTGCTGACTTCTTTCAGAAATGCAAGGAAGATCCCATGTACTGGAACAAAATATCCACTGCTGGGCTGCAGCGCATCTATGAATG CTACACATGGCAGATCTATGCAACCAAAGTTCTGAACATGGGGTCAATGTACGGCTTCTGGAGGACTATGGACAAAGAAGAGAGGCAGGCCAAACAGCGCTACCTACAGATGTTCTACAACCTTCAGTTTCGGAAGCTG GCAAAGGCTGTGCCGAAAGTGGGCGAACGACCTGAGCAACCTACGGCAGCCACAGTGCCTGATAGATTGGTATCAAGGCCaaaagaaag AAAGACGCAGATAAGGATCCAGAG GATTGCGAGCAGCTTACTTGGACCAGTGCTCCCGGCGTCCCATCTCTCCGATGCTGCTTGA